Within the Synergistaceae bacterium genome, the region CGCATCCGGAATATGTGTTTGTCTGGCGTGAAACGAGGCAGGTCGGAGCCGGAGGTGAAATCACGTACAAAAATAATGTGTATGTTCCAAAAGACGCGAAATGTTACCTGGGGACCCGAACGACGGCGGAAGTCCGTGAAACATTTACGGGGGAAGTCATAATTTGGCGTAAAGGACGTGCGATACTGCTCAAAAAGATTGAACGTACGGCACGCAAAGAAAAACCGGCGAAGGCTAAAGCTTTGAATTCACCATATAAACCTGCCGCGGACCACCCCTGGAGGAGATACTCTGCACACCGGGAACCAAACGATGCGCAGGTTGCGTCCAGTATGGTTGTTTAGCCTGAAACAGCCGGCGTTATTTTTCGTTCAGCACCGGCTGTTTCAAATCCTAAGCGGACATTTTCGCTGACGCTTGACAGGGAATGACAGCAGCCTTGAAGTTCGCCCCTACTATGAGATACAATTAACAAATTGAGGTCGGATAATATGGGCGGCGGAATTCCGTCCGGAAAAAAGCAACGGCGCCGGCGGGAGGAGAAATATTTCTGATGAAGATCAAATTTTCGGGCGTAACCAAGATCTTCAAGCCCGATATTGTGGCGTTGAAAGATGTCAATCTGGAGATCGGCAAGGGTGAATTCGTTTACATCGTGGGAGCCACGGGATCCGGCAAATCCACCCTTTTGCGCCTCATCACCCGGGAGGTTCTCCCCACGAGAGGCACGGTCATGGTGGGAGACGAGAACCTGCGGCGAATGCGGACGGGGGACATTCCCTACTACCGTCGTGACGTGGGACTCGTGGCGCAGGATTTCAAGCTGATTCCCCATCTTACGGTGTACGAAAACGTGGCGTTCGTGATGGAGGCCATGTCGATTCCTTCCTACATGGTTGAGGATCGGGCCATGATGGTGATTGAGCAGGTGGGACTGCTGCGCCGGCGCTATATGAAACCGCCCCAGCTTTCGGGGGGCGAGCAGCAGAGGGTGGCCATCGCCCGGGCTCTTGCCAACTCGCCGTCGCTTTTCGTGGCGGACGAGCCCACCGGAAACCTCGATTATCGAACCTCGACAGACGTCATGAAGATTTTGCTCTCCATCAACGCGGCCGGAGTGACGGTCATCATGACCACCCACAATCAATATATCGTGGATTCCTACCGTCAGCGGGTGGTGGAGCTGGACGGAGGACGCATCGTGAGAGACGAGGCCGCGGGGAGGTATACGCCGGATGACCACGCTTAAATACATTCTGCGGGATACGAGTCGGCTTCTGGTGAGACACTGGTTTCTGGGGATTCTGACCCTGATCACCGCGGCCGTGATGATGTGGATTCTGGGACTCACCGCCCTTTTTTCCCTGAACGTGCAAAATTTGCTCCAAAAACTGGAAAGCGAGCTGGTGGTTCAGGCGTACCTGCGCCGGGGCAGTGAGGTGGGGGCCGTGGCCGACCGCATCCGGGCCCTGGACAACGTGGCGTCCCTGAAGGCTTTTTCTCCGGAGGAATCCCTGACAAAACTGCAGGCCGGAATGGGCAGAAGTCAGTCCATCGACGCCCGCGCTCTGGACCTGATCGGAGAAAATCCCCTGCCCTGGAACTTCGAAATTCACGTGAAAAGCGCGCAGGAAGTTCCGGTTCTGGTTCGGACGCTGATGGCCATGGAGGAAATCGAGGACGTCATCTACGCCGGCATGGTGGTCGAACGGGTGTCGGCCATATCCCGGGTGGTTTCGAAGGCCGTGCTGGTGATGTTCCTGCTGTCCATCATGGTGACGTCTCTTGTGGTCTACAACACCATTCACATCTCGCTTTACTCCCGTCGGGAGGAAATCGGAATCATGTTCCTGGTGGGGGCCACCCGAAGCTACATCTCCACGCCCTTCGTGCTGGAGGGGACTTTTCTGGCGTTTATGGGCTCCGTGGTGGCGGTGATCGGCATCACGTCGGCCTATCTTCCCGGAATTCGTCTGCTGCAGCAGAGCCTTCCCTTCCTCAGCCTCCTGTCGGACAGCCGGACCATCGGTCAGTTCGGAGTCCTGCTGGTGGGTTTCGGCGCAACTCTGGGATGGGTGTGCAGCTGCATCGTCGTGACTCGTTTCATGAACTCCGTCACAAAACCTCTTTAAAAAAACATGTCCGCCCGGGAGTGCACCCTGTCAAAAATGTCCGCCCTGAGGGGAAACCGTGTTCTGTTTTCCGCGCTCCTTCTGGCGACGGTTTTTTTCGTCTTCGCGGAGGCCGGCAGGGTTTCAGCGGCGACCATGGCCGAGATCGACGCGCGTATCGCGGCCGAAGAACGCCGCCGAAAGGAACTGGATAAAAAACTGGAGGACTACAAATCTTCCATACAGCGGATGAACCGCAGGGCGGAAGGGCTTCTCGACCGCATAGACGACTTTAAACAGAAGGCCAGCGTCACCCAGCAGGAAATTTCCATCCTCGAACTCCAAATAAGCAAACTTCAAAAGAGCATCTCCTCTCTGAACGAGGAAATGACGAAAATCCAAAACAAAATAGACGTCCTCGTCGTCGAACTGAAACTCCGAATGGTAGATCTCTACAAATACGGAGCTTCCGAGGAACTGCAGCTGATTTTTTCGGCCCACAGCACCCAGGAAGTCCTCAATTTCCTTTACCTTATGGATCGCCTCGCTCAATACGACAGGTATCTGCTGGAACAGCTCCGGAACACGAAGCAGGAAATCGAGCTGTCCCGTCTCACGGTTCAGGACCATCGGGAAAGGCTCCAGAAGCAGGCTCAGGCTTTGACCGGAGAGCGACAGAAGTACAACACCACCATCAGCCAGACGAACTCCCTGCTGAACGACATCCGGCGTCAAAAGGCCCTGGCGGAAAAAACCGCCCGGGAAATGGAAGAAGCCCAGAAGGCCGCGGGAGAAACCATTCTGACCCTCATGCGCCAGAAAAAGGAACGGGAAGAGGCCGCCAGAAGAGCGGGAACCGGCAGGGGCAGCGTGGACTATCTCGTGGGGCGGGGACGCGGCAACATGTTCGACTGGCCCATTCGGGGGAAAATCTCCAGCCCATTCGGCTCCCGCATTCACCCCGTATTCAAAACGAGGTCCTTTCATTCCGGGCTCGACATAGCCGCCCCCAGAGGGACGCCCATCGGGGCGGGGGCGCCGGGAGAAGTGCTCTACGTGGGATGGATGCGGGGATACGGGCAGGTGGTCATCATCGACCACGGACGCAATTACTCCACTGTGTACGCTCATATGTCCTCTTCCCGGGTGAAGACGGGGGAAATCGTGCGGGCGGGAACCATCGTGGGAACCGTTGGAAACACGGGAACGGCCACAGGGTATCACCTTCACTTCGAGGTGCGGGTGGGCAGCTCGGCAAAAAACCCTCTCGATTATCTGAAGCGATAACTCCCAATGAGATTATAATAGGAGAACCTGACAATGAAGAGAGGTCTCGAAATGACCCCAAAGCTGAAAATCATCGGGGTGCTGCTCGCGGCTCTGACGTTTTCGGTATTTTTCACGGTCGGGGGATGGGCGGCGCCAGTGGAATCGGACCCGGATCTCGACGCGAAAATCGCGGAACAGGAACGAGCGAAAAACGAGCTGGACAAAAAAATTCGCCAGTACAACGAAACGGCCCAAAAGAAGGCCCAGCAGGCCCAGAGTCTTTTGGGGCGCATCACGGGGCTGCGGCAAAATTCGAAGATGGCGGAACAGGAAATCCGGCTTCTGGAGCTGAAATCCAGCAAACTTCAAAAGTCCATGGCCGTTCTGAACGAAGAAATGGCGGAAACGTCGAAACGGGTCAGCGCACTGGTGGTGGAGCTGAGAGCCCGTCTGGTCAGAATGTACAAATACGGCTCCCGGGAAGAACTGAATCTTCTGCTCTCCGCCGAAAATACCCACGAAGCCCTGGCCTTTGCCTACCTGCTGGCTCGTCTGGCCTATAACGACCGCGTCATCATCGACGACCTGCTGCATAAAATGTCGGAGCTGGAACAAAGCCGGCGCAGCCTCGAAAACAACAGGTCCCAGCTGGCCCGGCAAAGTCGGGAACTGAACATTCAGCAGGAAAAATACAACGCGTCCATCAGCGCGACCAACACGCTCCTCTCCGGCGTTCAGCAGGAGCGAAAAAAGGCGGAACAGGCCGCAAAAGAAATCGAACAGGCTCAAAGGGAAATCGGACGTACGATTATGGCCCTGCAGAAGCGAAAAAGAACCAGGGAGGAGGAACTTCTCCCTCAAACCGGAGGCAGAGCGGCCCCCGCCCCCAAAGAATACACCTATCTCGCCAGGGGATCCATGCTGGAATGGCCGGTCAAAGGTCAAATCACCAGTCCCTACGGCCCGCGGGTACACCCCGTGCTCAAGACGAAATCCTTCAACTCGGGGATCGACATTCTCGCCGCGGCCAACGCTCCGGTCAGGGCCGCCGGACCCGGGGAAGTGCTCTACGAGGGTTGGCTTCGAGGTTTCGGACAGGTGGTCATCATCGACCATGGAAACAATATCTCCACCGTCTACGCACATATGAGCTCCACCCATGTCAAAGAGGGAATGGCTGTCAATACGGGATCCATCGTGGGGACGGTGGGCAATTCGGGAACGGCGGAAGACCCCAGCCTGCACTTCGAGGTCCGTGTGGGAGAGGCAGCCAAAAATCCTCTGGACTATCTGAAAAAAAGCTGAGAGGAGAAAAACGAAGCGTGAGAGACGAGTGAATGTTAAAATGACGTTTGTTTTAATTTGCGGACGAGGCCAGGCGGACGGGATCAGGTTGAAAATACGCAGTGCGGGAAGAGTAAAGGGAAGAAGGTGTGGCGGCAATGAGTGCAAAAGAAATGTCCGGGCCTGAAAAAAACAGATCGAATGAGAAAAAACTGTTGTACGCCCTGTTGGCGGTATTGGCCGTTGGGGTGATCCTTTGTCTCAGAAGCCCGGCGATCCTTCCGGCCGGGGCTGCGGATGTTTCCGACTTCGAGCGGGTGTCCCCGTTCAGCGCAAAATCCCTGTGGCTGGTTCGTCAGGCGCGGGCCATCATCGAAAACTATCAGGTGGACGCTGACACGAAATCCATCACGGAGGAACAGCTCGTTCAGGGCGCAATCAAAGGGATGGTGGAATCCTGGAAAGACCCCTATACGCGTTTCGTGGCGCCCGACCAGCTTCGCGAAGAGGAAATCGAGATGGAGGGGCAGTACGGCGGGCTCGGGATGTACATTGGAGACCGGGATGGCAGGATTCTGGTCATCAGCCCGATAGAGGACACCCCTGCGGACCGGGCGGGCCTGAAGCCCATGGATCAGATCGTCAAGGTGGGCGACGAGGTGGCTTTGGGATGGGACTCTCAGGAGGTCGTCAAGCGTCTGCGGGGTAAACCGGACACCGCCGTCACCATATGGATTCGCCGCGAAAACGAAGAAGAGCTGCTGAAGTTCGAGATGGTGCGGGAGATCATCAAAATCAAATCGGTGCGGTACGAAATGCTCTCGGACGACATCGGCTATCTTCGCCTGACCCAGTTCAAACAGAAAACCGACAGGGAAGCGGAGGAAGCTCTGAAGACCCTCATCGACGGCAACGCGAAGGGACTGGTTCTGGATCTCCGCAACAACGGAGGAGGACTGCTCAACGTCTGCGTCAACATCAGCAGCATGTTCCTGAAGGGCGGCTCCATCGTGGGTACACGGGGACGGGTGGAAAAGGCCAACGAAGATTATTACGCGGATCCGGCCAAATATCTGACCGACCTGCCTATGGTGGTTCTCATCAACGAAGGCAGCGCCAGCGCGTCGGAAATTCTGGCGGGAGCTTTGGGGGACCGGGACAGGGCCATTTTGGTGGGCAAAAAGAGCTTTGGCAAGGGTTCTGTTCAAACGCTGTTCAATCTGACGGACGGGTCAGGCATTTACGTGACCATCGCCCGTTATCACACCCCCTCCGGCAAGGTCATCGACCATGTGGGGCTCACTCCCAACGTGGAAGTGGAGGGACAGATGAACAGGGACTATGTAAAGGACGCGCAGTTGCAGCGCGCTCTGTCCGAACTGAAAAAACAGATCCTGAAGACACAGACGACAGCTTCTTCAGGTGCCCGAAAGAAGAGTTAGGGGGCTACGACGTGAAAGGCAAAGTGGATATTATTGTCGGCGCTCAGTGGGGCGACGAAGGCAAGGGAAAAGTTGTAGACATGATGGGGTCCGACATCGACGTTTTCGTTCGATACCAGGGCGGGGCCAACGCGGGCCATACCGTCATCGTCGAGGGAAAGAAGATCGTCTTTCATCTGCTGCCCTCGGGGATGCTCTATCCGGGAAAGCTCTGTATGCTGGGCAACGGGGTCGTTATGGAGCCCGAACAGATTTTGCAGGAACTGCACGAACTGCACGAACGTCATCAGGATCGGGCGCGTCTCGTTATCAGTCCCGCGGCCCATGTGGTGATGCCCTATCATAAAATTCTCG harbors:
- a CDS encoding peptidoglycan DD-metalloendopeptidase family protein, whose amino-acid sequence is MKRGLEMTPKLKIIGVLLAALTFSVFFTVGGWAAPVESDPDLDAKIAEQERAKNELDKKIRQYNETAQKKAQQAQSLLGRITGLRQNSKMAEQEIRLLELKSSKLQKSMAVLNEEMAETSKRVSALVVELRARLVRMYKYGSREELNLLLSAENTHEALAFAYLLARLAYNDRVIIDDLLHKMSELEQSRRSLENNRSQLARQSRELNIQQEKYNASISATNTLLSGVQQERKKAEQAAKEIEQAQREIGRTIMALQKRKRTREEELLPQTGGRAAPAPKEYTYLARGSMLEWPVKGQITSPYGPRVHPVLKTKSFNSGIDILAAANAPVRAAGPGEVLYEGWLRGFGQVVIIDHGNNISTVYAHMSSTHVKEGMAVNTGSIVGTVGNSGTAEDPSLHFEVRVGEAAKNPLDYLKKS
- a CDS encoding ATP-binding cassette domain-containing protein, producing the protein MKIKFSGVTKIFKPDIVALKDVNLEIGKGEFVYIVGATGSGKSTLLRLITREVLPTRGTVMVGDENLRRMRTGDIPYYRRDVGLVAQDFKLIPHLTVYENVAFVMEAMSIPSYMVEDRAMMVIEQVGLLRRRYMKPPQLSGGEQQRVAIARALANSPSLFVADEPTGNLDYRTSTDVMKILLSINAAGVTVIMTTHNQYIVDSYRQRVVELDGGRIVRDEAAGRYTPDDHA
- a CDS encoding peptidoglycan DD-metalloendopeptidase family protein — encoded protein: MSALRGNRVLFSALLLATVFFVFAEAGRVSAATMAEIDARIAAEERRRKELDKKLEDYKSSIQRMNRRAEGLLDRIDDFKQKASVTQQEISILELQISKLQKSISSLNEEMTKIQNKIDVLVVELKLRMVDLYKYGASEELQLIFSAHSTQEVLNFLYLMDRLAQYDRYLLEQLRNTKQEIELSRLTVQDHRERLQKQAQALTGERQKYNTTISQTNSLLNDIRRQKALAEKTAREMEEAQKAAGETILTLMRQKKEREEAARRAGTGRGSVDYLVGRGRGNMFDWPIRGKISSPFGSRIHPVFKTRSFHSGLDIAAPRGTPIGAGAPGEVLYVGWMRGYGQVVIIDHGRNYSTVYAHMSSSRVKTGEIVRAGTIVGTVGNTGTATGYHLHFEVRVGSSAKNPLDYLKR
- a CDS encoding S41 family peptidase is translated as MSAKEMSGPEKNRSNEKKLLYALLAVLAVGVILCLRSPAILPAGAADVSDFERVSPFSAKSLWLVRQARAIIENYQVDADTKSITEEQLVQGAIKGMVESWKDPYTRFVAPDQLREEEIEMEGQYGGLGMYIGDRDGRILVISPIEDTPADRAGLKPMDQIVKVGDEVALGWDSQEVVKRLRGKPDTAVTIWIRRENEEELLKFEMVREIIKIKSVRYEMLSDDIGYLRLTQFKQKTDREAEEALKTLIDGNAKGLVLDLRNNGGGLLNVCVNISSMFLKGGSIVGTRGRVEKANEDYYADPAKYLTDLPMVVLINEGSASASEILAGALGDRDRAILVGKKSFGKGSVQTLFNLTDGSGIYVTIARYHTPSGKVIDHVGLTPNVEVEGQMNRDYVKDAQLQRALSELKKQILKTQTTASSGARKKS
- a CDS encoding ABC transporter permease, with the translated sequence MTTLKYILRDTSRLLVRHWFLGILTLITAAVMMWILGLTALFSLNVQNLLQKLESELVVQAYLRRGSEVGAVADRIRALDNVASLKAFSPEESLTKLQAGMGRSQSIDARALDLIGENPLPWNFEIHVKSAQEVPVLVRTLMAMEEIEDVIYAGMVVERVSAISRVVSKAVLVMFLLSIMVTSLVVYNTIHISLYSRREEIGIMFLVGATRSYISTPFVLEGTFLAFMGSVVAVIGITSAYLPGIRLLQQSLPFLSLLSDSRTIGQFGVLLVGFGATLGWVCSCIVVTRFMNSVTKPL